In a single window of the Elaeis guineensis isolate ETL-2024a chromosome 6, EG11, whole genome shotgun sequence genome:
- the LOC105059997 gene encoding uncharacterized protein — protein MSSSNSPCAACKLQRRKCAQGCVFAPYFPPDQPQKFANMHRVFGASNVAKLLNELPPSQREDAVNSLAYEAEARLQDPVYGCVGYISILQHRLKQVQHDLYAAKKELSAYIGPAALGPFLPQPGPHHPAALVGGSHHHPQYQFQGASSSNAQPFGMPGMGMGMGMGMGMGMGMELGLAAGAGPSVPTQHAQILMHEQQLMEAQQMAAAAAAVREQEMLRSYEQQQQELARFGAGYTDGRGFDLMGGGATVAVHPGEPSGLALVPPQPIETPFLFQQPQQYAQQPWQQQQEQEEQARYFQHHRTGSDEGSSGMGPSS, from the coding sequence ATGTCGTCGTCCAACTCGCCGTGCGCCGCGTGCAAGCTCCAGCGGCGCAAGTGCGCGCAGGGATGCGTGTTCGCGCCCTACTTCCCGCCGGACCAACCCCAGAAGTTCGCCAACATGCACCGGGTCTTCGGGGCCAGCAACGTCGCCAAGCTCCTCAACGAGCTCCCCCCGTCGCAGCGAGAAGACGCCGTCAACTCGCTCGCTTACGAGGCCGAGGCGCGCCTCCAGGACCCTGTCTACGGTTGCGTCGGCTACATCTCCATACTCCAGCACCGGCTGAAGCAGGTCCAGCACGACTTGTACGCCGCGAAAAAGGAGCTCTCGGCGTACATCGGCCCCGCCGCGCTCGGCCCATTCCTCCCCCAACCCGGCCCCCACCACCCTGCCGCTCTCGTCGGCGGGTCCCACCACCATCCCCAGTATCAGTTCCAGGGGGCTTCCTCATCAAATGCGCAGCCGTTCGGGATGCCGGGaatggggatggggatggggatggggatggggatggggatgggAATGGAGTTGGGTTTGGCCGCTGGGGCTGGGCCAAGTGTACCTACGCAACATGCACAGATCTTGATGCACGAGCAACAGCTGATGGAGGCGCAGCAGATGGCGGCGGCAGCGGCGGCAGTTCGAGAGCAAGAGATGCTGAGGAGCTACGAGCAGCAGCAGCAAGAGCTGGCGAGATTCGGCGCGGGGTACACTGACGGCCGAGGTTTTGATCTGATGGGCGGCGGTGCGACAGTGGCAGTGCATCCGGGGGAGCCATCGGGGCTGGCGCTGGTGCCGCCACAGCCAATCGAGACTCCATTTCTATTCCAGCAACCGCAGCAGTATGCCCAGCAGCCATGGCagcagcagcaggagcaggaggaacAGGCGCGGTACTTCCAGCACCACAGAACTGGGAGCGATGAGGGGAGCAGCGGGATGGGTCCATCGTCTTGA